A region of Pyxidicoccus parkwaysis DNA encodes the following proteins:
- a CDS encoding B12-binding domain-containing radical SAM protein, with amino-acid sequence MRIAVIATYTHPTRLRIKEPSIMQSSVPELIAGLCPPHAEVEIFNEKETDIPLDRHWDLVFFSYLHSYYEHTKVLSTLLRQRGMKTVAGGRHASYFPDDAKAYFDAVITGEPEANVPALIEDFEKGQLQPLYNRPSLGPTAIRPYRYELIDFTHNKLRLPGIEASRGCPFTCNFCVLTGNERYRYRPVAAVIDEIQTRMHWNPNFMGLMGDAFVFLDNNLGGSPKYLRELCEALIPLKKTWGCALTFNVLKDESLVKLMAKAGCRYVYTGLESLNPDSLKAMNKGQNKLSEVDAVIRRVFSAGILLSFGLIVGSDGDTNEYLEKLPTYLADLKYFSVTFLGIVCPYPETPFFRELQAEGRLLPGTVSRDYDGYTLCHTPKNLHPSEVVEHFNRLCMELGSLPNIAKHYWSKLTMSDMPRYKQTILFSGPEILSIRNPVKNKARRYIAGQDSLEAWDVEQMRALALQPQRLT; translated from the coding sequence ATGCGGATCGCCGTCATCGCGACGTACACCCACCCCACCCGGCTTCGCATCAAGGAACCCTCCATCATGCAGTCCTCGGTGCCGGAGCTCATCGCCGGCCTGTGCCCACCGCACGCGGAGGTGGAGATCTTCAACGAGAAGGAGACCGACATCCCCCTGGACCGCCACTGGGACCTCGTCTTCTTCTCGTACCTGCACTCGTACTACGAGCACACCAAGGTGCTCTCCACCCTCTTGCGCCAGCGAGGGATGAAGACCGTCGCGGGCGGCCGGCACGCCAGCTACTTCCCCGACGACGCGAAGGCGTACTTCGACGCCGTCATCACCGGCGAGCCCGAGGCCAACGTCCCCGCCCTCATCGAGGACTTCGAGAAGGGACAGCTCCAGCCGCTCTACAACCGCCCGTCGCTGGGGCCCACGGCGATTCGCCCGTACCGCTACGAGCTCATCGACTTCACGCACAACAAGCTGCGCCTGCCCGGCATCGAGGCGTCGCGAGGCTGCCCCTTCACCTGCAACTTCTGCGTCCTCACCGGCAACGAGCGCTACCGCTACCGCCCCGTCGCGGCCGTCATCGACGAAATCCAGACGCGCATGCACTGGAACCCCAACTTCATGGGGCTGATGGGGGATGCCTTTGTCTTCCTCGACAACAACCTGGGCGGCTCGCCCAAGTACCTGCGTGAGTTGTGCGAGGCGCTGATTCCACTGAAGAAGACCTGGGGCTGCGCCCTCACCTTCAACGTCCTCAAGGACGAGTCGCTGGTGAAGCTGATGGCGAAGGCCGGCTGCCGCTACGTGTACACGGGCCTGGAGTCGCTCAACCCCGACTCCCTCAAGGCGATGAACAAGGGGCAGAACAAGCTGAGCGAGGTGGACGCCGTCATCCGCCGCGTGTTCTCCGCCGGAATCCTGCTGTCCTTCGGGCTCATCGTCGGCTCGGACGGCGACACCAACGAGTACCTGGAGAAGCTGCCCACGTACCTCGCCGACCTGAAGTACTTCTCGGTGACGTTCCTCGGCATCGTGTGCCCGTACCCGGAGACGCCGTTCTTCCGCGAGCTCCAGGCGGAAGGGCGCCTGCTGCCCGGCACCGTCAGCCGCGACTACGACGGCTACACGCTGTGCCACACCCCGAAGAACCTCCACCCGTCCGAGGTGGTGGAGCACTTCAACCGGCTGTGCATGGAATTGGGGAGCCTGCCCAACATCGCGAAGCACTACTGGTCCAAGCTCACGATGAGCGACATGCCCCGCTACAAGCAGACGATTCTGTTCTCCGGTCCGGAAATCCTCAGCATCCGCAACCCGGTGAAGAACAAGGCGCGCAGGTACATCGCCGGGCAGGACTCGCTGGAGGCGTGGGACGTGGAGCAGATGCGGGCGCTGGCCCTTCAGCCGCAGCGGCTGACGTGA
- a CDS encoding GNAT family N-acetyltransferase, producing the protein MLPEKMTQPSRYHVRVATGADAPTLLGLIRELAVHEDASTSLLTTEPRLREALGARLLRAALAEGPEGAVGFATYTVDFMAWADSRVLRLDDLYVRASVRGAGLGRALMRHLAEVGTAEGLPVRWEMRPDNASARAFYARLGATSREKTVFRWMPDAMRRFLDE; encoded by the coding sequence ATGCTCCCCGAAAAGATGACCCAACCCTCCAGGTACCACGTGCGTGTCGCGACCGGGGCGGACGCTCCCACGCTCCTGGGCCTGATACGCGAGCTCGCGGTGCACGAGGACGCCAGCACGTCCCTGCTCACGACGGAGCCCCGCCTGCGCGAGGCGCTCGGCGCACGGCTGCTCCGGGCGGCGCTGGCGGAGGGGCCGGAGGGCGCGGTGGGCTTCGCGACGTACACGGTGGACTTCATGGCGTGGGCGGACTCGCGGGTGCTCCGGCTGGATGACCTGTACGTGCGCGCCAGCGTGCGCGGGGCCGGCCTGGGGCGCGCGCTGATGCGGCACCTGGCGGAAGTGGGTACCGCGGAGGGACTTCCGGTGCGCTGGGAGATGCGCCCGGACAACGCCTCCGCGCGCGCCTTCTACGCGCGCCTCGGCGCCACCTCCCGCGAGAAGACGGTGTTCCGCTGGATGCCGGACGCGATGCGGCGCTTCCTCGACGAGTAG
- a CDS encoding methyltransferase family protein: MESEQLVVAPRRGLGIRAAELLTHPVTNVAMGMLVVLMHTSKLAQLFAEHRIGIQHSGILLNFFIISFYALAREVPRRVTLNPFYWALGAVSSFWGMVITLYSSGGDVIAPDWVIRTASVGSLIVISFARLSLGKSFGVVPAERKLVNRGAYRIVRHPIYTASVLTMVPVLLSSWGLQSVLLVVSGIALMVWRAFVEERFLMQSPEYRAYASEVRYRFIPGLL, encoded by the coding sequence ATGGAGTCCGAACAGCTGGTGGTCGCGCCGCGGCGCGGCCTGGGTATTCGCGCTGCCGAGCTCCTGACCCATCCCGTGACGAACGTCGCGATGGGAATGCTCGTGGTGCTGATGCACACCAGCAAGCTCGCGCAGCTCTTCGCCGAGCACCGGATTGGCATCCAGCACTCGGGGATTCTGCTCAACTTCTTCATCATCTCCTTCTACGCGCTGGCGCGAGAGGTGCCGCGGCGGGTGACGCTCAACCCGTTCTACTGGGCCCTGGGAGCCGTCTCCTCCTTCTGGGGCATGGTCATCACGCTCTACTCCAGCGGCGGTGACGTCATCGCACCGGACTGGGTCATCCGGACCGCGTCCGTGGGCTCGCTGATTGTCATCAGCTTCGCCCGGCTGAGCCTGGGCAAGAGCTTCGGTGTCGTCCCGGCGGAGCGGAAGCTGGTCAACCGGGGCGCGTACCGGATTGTGCGCCATCCCATCTACACGGCCTCCGTCCTGACGATGGTGCCCGTGTTGCTGAGCTCCTGGGGGCTCCAGTCCGTCCTGCTGGTGGTCTCCGGCATCGCCCTGATGGTGTGGCGCGCCTTCGTGGAGGAGCGCTTCCTCATGCAGAGCCCCGAGTACCGCGCCTACGCGTCGGAAGTGCGCTACCGCTTCATCCCCGGCCTCCTCTAG